Proteins encoded within one genomic window of Brachybacterium muris:
- a CDS encoding M23 family metallopeptidase, with amino-acid sequence MQNSPADRVPSHGTRVYALEQSIDLTPVGEDGRSGAYTLRSFLRPEAPECFVGFGREIRAPIDGTVRAAHDGEPDHAAHRGIPSVRYMLTQRRRAVGGWLALAGNHVIIEADADIAGPGVFLALCHLQQSSLRVRAGQQVHRGEVLAQCGNSGNSTEPHVHLQAMDAADPTRARALPISFPGGLPHNDSVIDGE; translated from the coding sequence GTGCAGAACAGCCCGGCCGATCGAGTGCCCAGTCACGGCACCCGCGTCTACGCCCTCGAGCAGTCCATCGATCTCACGCCGGTGGGGGAGGACGGGCGCTCCGGTGCCTACACCCTCCGGTCATTCCTGCGCCCGGAAGCACCGGAGTGCTTCGTCGGCTTCGGGCGTGAGATCCGGGCCCCGATCGACGGTACCGTGCGGGCTGCGCACGACGGCGAGCCGGATCACGCTGCCCATCGCGGAATCCCCTCGGTGCGCTACATGCTCACCCAGCGCCGACGGGCGGTCGGCGGCTGGCTCGCACTCGCCGGCAACCACGTGATCATCGAGGCCGATGCCGACATTGCCGGCCCCGGTGTGTTCCTCGCCCTGTGCCACCTGCAGCAGAGCAGCCTGAGGGTCCGTGCAGGCCAGCAGGTGCACCGTGGAGAGGTACTCGCGCAGTGCGGCAACTCCGGCAACTCCACCGAGCCCCACGTGCACCTCCAGGCGATGGACGCTGCCGATCCCACCCGGGCCCGGGCACTGCCCATCTCCTTCCCGGGCGGTCTTCCCCACAACGATTCCGTGATCGACGGCGAGTGA
- a CDS encoding circularly permuted type 2 ATP-grasp protein, with product MSGSSLFQEYGVAGAGDEMFAPDGRVRPTYGFLHEALAGLGLEEFRSRSETLASSYLDQGVTFDYAGEERPFPVDAIPRVIAAEEWALVSIGIAQRVRALEAFLDDVYTERRAVADGVVPESLLDSSTYIVDAVQGYRPPNGVRIHISGIDLVRDGSGGFRVLEDNVRTPSGVSYVLSNRRAMTQGFPELFSHRPVRRVSEYPGRLLSALQAAAPDTAGEEPTVVVLTPGRYNSAYFEHSLLARTMGVDLVEASDLLERGDRIYMRTTAGLRRVDVIYKRTDDDFIDPEVFRPDSMLGVPGLVRSILAGNVVVANAIGNGLGDDKLTYTYVPDMIRYYLGEEPVLPNVDTWRLEEPDSRAEVLDRLDELVVKPVDGSGGKGIVIGPAATAEELSDLRSRLEQDPRGWIAQPVVQLSTIPTLVEEGPDLRHVDLRPFALNSGDDVWVLPGGLTRVALPKGEMIVNSSRGGGSKDTWVLASETPTQVQVATPEGEVRVVEQTGVDEPFDEDEDMLGEDIAGNEPEPVSAAIPILDVDELEALDPDDGNPAPSDGGGGTDDTEDPTIDKQDDQDDHDREEQRDAQ from the coding sequence ATGTCAGGCAGCTCTCTGTTCCAGGAGTACGGCGTCGCCGGTGCCGGCGACGAGATGTTCGCCCCCGACGGCAGGGTGCGCCCCACCTACGGCTTCCTCCACGAGGCCCTCGCCGGCCTGGGGCTGGAGGAGTTCCGCTCCCGCTCGGAGACCCTTGCCTCCAGCTACCTCGACCAGGGTGTCACCTTCGACTACGCCGGCGAGGAGCGTCCTTTCCCGGTGGACGCCATCCCCCGGGTGATCGCGGCCGAGGAGTGGGCGCTGGTCTCCATCGGCATCGCGCAGCGGGTGCGCGCCCTGGAGGCGTTCCTGGACGACGTGTACACCGAACGCAGGGCCGTGGCCGACGGCGTGGTCCCCGAGTCCCTGCTGGACTCCTCCACCTACATCGTGGACGCGGTGCAGGGCTACCGTCCGCCCAACGGCGTGCGCATCCACATCTCCGGCATCGACCTGGTGCGCGACGGCTCCGGCGGCTTCCGGGTGCTCGAGGACAACGTGCGCACCCCCAGCGGTGTCAGCTACGTGCTCTCCAACCGTCGGGCGATGACCCAGGGCTTCCCCGAGCTGTTCTCGCACCGACCCGTGCGGCGCGTGAGCGAGTACCCCGGTCGACTGCTGAGCGCCCTGCAGGCCGCCGCTCCGGACACCGCGGGGGAGGAGCCCACCGTCGTGGTGCTCACCCCGGGCCGCTACAACAGCGCCTACTTCGAGCACTCCCTGCTGGCGCGCACCATGGGCGTGGACCTGGTGGAGGCCAGCGACCTGTTGGAGCGGGGCGACCGCATCTACATGCGCACCACCGCCGGTCTGCGGCGCGTGGACGTGATCTACAAGCGCACCGACGACGACTTCATCGACCCCGAGGTGTTCCGCCCCGACTCCATGCTGGGCGTGCCGGGCCTGGTGCGGTCGATCCTCGCGGGTAACGTGGTGGTCGCCAACGCCATCGGCAACGGCCTGGGCGACGACAAGCTCACCTACACCTATGTGCCGGACATGATCCGCTACTACCTGGGTGAGGAGCCGGTGTTGCCGAATGTGGACACCTGGCGCCTGGAGGAGCCGGACTCCCGCGCCGAGGTGCTGGACCGCCTGGACGAACTGGTGGTGAAGCCCGTCGACGGCTCCGGTGGCAAGGGCATCGTGATCGGCCCCGCCGCCACTGCGGAGGAGCTGTCCGATCTGCGCTCGCGCCTGGAGCAGGACCCGCGCGGCTGGATCGCCCAGCCCGTGGTGCAGCTGTCCACCATCCCCACCCTGGTGGAGGAGGGGCCGGACCTGCGTCACGTGGACCTACGGCCCTTCGCCCTGAACAGTGGGGACGACGTGTGGGTGCTGCCCGGCGGATTGACCCGCGTGGCCCTGCCCAAGGGTGAGATGATCGTGAACTCCTCGCGAGGCGGCGGCTCCAAGGACACCTGGGTGCTGGCCTCCGAGACCCCCACCCAGGTGCAGGTCGCCACCCCCGAGGGCGAGGTGCGCGTGGTGGAGCAGACCGGTGTGGACGAACCCTTCGACGAGGACGAGGACATGCTGGGGGAGGACATCGCCGGCAACGAGCCGGAACCGGTCTCCGCTGCGATCCCCATCCTCGACGTCGATGAGCTGGAGGCCCTCGATCCCGATGACGGGAATCCCGCCCCCAGCGATGGCGGCGGTGGCACCGACGACACCGAGGATCCGACTATCGACAAGCAGGACGACCAGGACGACCACGACCGGGAGGAGCAGCGCGATGCTCAGTAG
- a CDS encoding ComEC/Rec2 family competence protein, translating to MRWNDLRLLPGATAVWVLAVLGIAAGAQAAIATCAILAATVLTAAVVIARPVLTQVLLAHLGVVALAGVLLFPVLLRHDHAVDQLSTASEDALIVEVAITLRADPAVPTTGPAWSRSGMQAMARTLPTQATIGDQDVPLPASVPVLMRTGDAEAEQQLAQARGGDAVQVRGKVRASGGLLVLTVTEVRPIPERGATAVAQNARQQLRDLARHNTRHLPGDEAALVRGMTSGDTHGLGDRSEEIMQRAGISHLVAVSGANIALVLAAVIAPLLLAGVRRRPRLLIAGLAVAAYVGLVGEEPSVQRAATMVTPLLIARYVGVRASPVAALALTVALWSVLDPVTAASIGFALSALATAAILIGAPPLARAITEATGERIGKVPALVLAVPLVAQLACTPILVTLAPEVSAWAVPVNMIVGPIVGPTTVIGLIALLMGPVWAPAAQLLNTIAAGGAHLVLLIARTADALPGSRIPVLEGTAGVLGAVAVIVVLAIAVAGRRSPLVRWAMAGLLVAVTAPGLAPHLPGREGQEWTVAACAVGQGDAVLLRSGSTTVLIDTGPAPEPLRECLNRLDVDHIDLLILTHPHADHTGGRTALTGSRAPAQQWVCPLPHAGQDVAEGGPPEPVTTGETWQQDGLALEVLWPPSAEAAQSAALREDGSGEGDAANDCSVTIAATWPDGTRLVSLGDLEPVAQRELAALQPGPAHIVKVAHHGSRRQHDALYEQLDPGLALVTVGKENTFGHPTDHTLDLLGAVGAQVVRTDLHGTVILPAHDPAESADPLAPGSPVDAEDRHRSGEPRSVGPPR from the coding sequence ATGCGCTGGAACGATCTGCGCCTGCTTCCCGGCGCCACCGCCGTGTGGGTCCTCGCCGTGCTGGGTATCGCGGCAGGCGCCCAAGCAGCGATCGCCACCTGCGCGATCCTTGCCGCCACGGTGCTGACGGCGGCCGTCGTCATCGCCCGCCCCGTCCTCACCCAGGTGCTCCTCGCCCACCTGGGCGTGGTGGCACTGGCCGGGGTGCTGCTGTTCCCCGTGCTGCTGCGCCACGATCACGCCGTCGATCAGCTGAGCACCGCCTCGGAGGATGCCCTGATCGTCGAGGTAGCCATTACCCTCCGTGCAGATCCCGCTGTGCCCACCACAGGTCCCGCGTGGTCCCGATCGGGGATGCAGGCGATGGCACGCACTCTGCCCACGCAGGCCACGATCGGGGACCAGGACGTCCCGCTCCCCGCCTCGGTGCCGGTGCTCATGCGCACCGGGGACGCCGAAGCGGAGCAGCAGCTGGCACAGGCACGCGGGGGAGACGCCGTACAGGTCCGAGGGAAGGTGCGGGCCTCCGGTGGGCTCCTGGTCCTCACCGTCACCGAGGTGCGGCCCATCCCGGAGCGCGGCGCGACGGCTGTGGCCCAGAACGCCCGGCAGCAGCTGCGGGACCTGGCCCGGCACAACACGCGCCACCTCCCGGGCGACGAGGCGGCGCTGGTGCGCGGGATGACCTCCGGGGACACCCACGGGCTGGGGGACCGCAGCGAGGAGATCATGCAGCGCGCCGGCATCTCCCACCTCGTGGCCGTCTCCGGCGCCAACATCGCGCTGGTCCTGGCAGCGGTGATCGCACCGCTGCTGCTGGCCGGGGTGCGCAGGCGCCCCCGCCTGCTGATCGCCGGCCTCGCTGTGGCCGCGTACGTGGGGCTGGTGGGGGAGGAGCCCAGCGTGCAGAGGGCCGCCACCATGGTGACCCCGCTGCTGATCGCCCGCTACGTGGGGGTGAGGGCCTCCCCGGTGGCGGCACTGGCCCTCACGGTGGCGCTGTGGTCGGTGCTGGACCCGGTCACCGCGGCATCGATCGGCTTCGCCCTCTCCGCCCTGGCGACCGCCGCGATCCTGATCGGCGCCCCACCCCTGGCCCGTGCGATCACCGAAGCAACGGGGGAGAGGATCGGGAAGGTCCCGGCCCTGGTGCTTGCAGTGCCGCTGGTCGCTCAGCTCGCCTGCACCCCGATCCTGGTGACGCTGGCACCGGAGGTCTCCGCCTGGGCGGTCCCGGTGAACATGATCGTCGGTCCCATCGTCGGCCCCACCACCGTGATCGGCCTGATCGCCCTGCTGATGGGGCCGGTGTGGGCCCCCGCCGCGCAGTTGCTGAACACAATCGCCGCCGGCGGAGCCCATCTGGTGCTCCTGATCGCCCGCACGGCCGATGCCCTGCCCGGCTCCCGCATCCCCGTGCTCGAGGGAACCGCGGGTGTGCTGGGCGCGGTGGCGGTCATTGTGGTCCTCGCGATCGCCGTCGCAGGGCGGCGGTCCCCACTGGTGCGCTGGGCGATGGCGGGCCTCCTGGTAGCGGTCACCGCCCCAGGGCTCGCCCCCCACCTGCCAGGGCGGGAAGGGCAGGAATGGACCGTCGCCGCCTGTGCCGTGGGGCAGGGGGACGCGGTGCTGCTGCGTAGCGGGTCCACCACGGTACTGATCGACACCGGGCCTGCCCCGGAACCGCTGCGCGAGTGCCTGAACCGCCTGGACGTGGACCACATCGACCTGCTCATCCTCACCCATCCCCACGCCGACCACACCGGTGGCCGTACCGCTCTCACCGGCTCCCGCGCCCCCGCACAACAGTGGGTGTGCCCGCTGCCTCACGCCGGGCAGGACGTGGCCGAGGGAGGCCCTCCCGAACCCGTCACCACGGGGGAGACCTGGCAGCAGGACGGCCTCGCACTCGAGGTGCTGTGGCCGCCCTCGGCCGAGGCCGCGCAGTCCGCTGCCCTGCGCGAGGACGGCTCCGGGGAGGGCGACGCCGCCAACGACTGCTCCGTGACCATCGCCGCCACCTGGCCGGACGGCACCCGCCTGGTGTCACTCGGTGATCTCGAACCCGTGGCCCAACGCGAACTGGCCGCACTGCAGCCGGGCCCGGCGCACATCGTGAAGGTCGCCCACCACGGATCCCGGCGCCAGCACGACGCGCTCTATGAGCAGCTGGATCCCGGACTTGCCCTGGTCACCGTGGGCAAGGAGAACACCTTCGGCCACCCCACCGACCACACCCTGGACCTGCTCGGGGCGGTCGGGGCGCAGGTGGTGCGCACCGACCTGCACGGCACCGTGATCCTGCCGGCCCACGACCCGGCTGAGAGCGCCGACCCCCTAGCTCCCGGTTCTCCCGTTGACGCTGAAGATCGCCACCGCTCGGGCGAGCCCCGGTCCGTCGGTCCGCCCCGATAG
- a CDS encoding ComEA family DNA-binding protein, whose protein sequence is MLILIGAGAIHLGSSGSAVPLEEPTSVSQPMDASPADDATDASPSAPTSSSDSSASAGSAPEPAPGQPAGPGTAPTAHEGEAATTEIVVHVSGAVAAPGVVRLGPGARVQDAVDAAGGPTPEADLAAVNLARPITDGEQIHLPVPGEAPPVAAPALGTAPARSGGDAPTGGGGGSGAALIDLNTADATALEGLPGVGPAIAQRIIDHRDSNGPFRSVDDLLEVSGIGPATLEKTREHATVSG, encoded by the coding sequence GTGCTGATCCTCATCGGAGCAGGCGCGATCCACCTGGGCTCCTCCGGCTCCGCCGTACCGCTCGAGGAGCCGACATCCGTCTCCCAGCCGATGGACGCATCCCCGGCCGACGATGCCACCGATGCATCACCGTCGGCTCCCACGTCGTCCTCGGACTCCTCGGCATCCGCAGGATCTGCACCGGAACCCGCCCCCGGACAGCCAGCCGGCCCGGGAACTGCACCCACCGCGCACGAAGGAGAGGCCGCCACCACCGAGATCGTCGTGCACGTCTCCGGCGCTGTGGCCGCCCCCGGCGTGGTCCGTCTCGGACCAGGCGCGCGGGTGCAGGACGCCGTGGACGCCGCCGGCGGGCCCACCCCGGAAGCCGACCTCGCCGCCGTGAACCTCGCCCGCCCCATCACCGACGGGGAGCAGATCCACCTGCCCGTCCCCGGAGAGGCACCCCCGGTGGCCGCTCCCGCCCTGGGTACGGCCCCAGCCCGGAGTGGCGGCGACGCACCCACAGGCGGTGGCGGCGGGAGCGGGGCAGCATTGATCGACCTCAACACCGCTGATGCCACTGCCCTGGAGGGACTGCCCGGAGTGGGCCCCGCGATCGCCCAGCGCATCATCGACCACCGCGACTCCAACGGCCCCTTCCGCTCCGTGGACGACCTGCTGGAGGTCTCCGGGATCGGCCCGGCAACGCTCGAGAAGACCCGCGAGCACGCCACCGTGAGCGGCTGA
- the rpsT gene encoding 30S ribosomal protein S20, whose amino-acid sequence MANIKSQIKRNKTNEKARLRNRAVKSELKTYTRKVRSAVTEGDADAAAKALKEASRKLDKAVSKGVIHKNQAANRKSGLAKLVSKVSA is encoded by the coding sequence GTGGCAAACATCAAGTCCCAGATCAAGCGGAACAAGACCAACGAGAAGGCGCGCCTGCGCAACCGTGCGGTCAAGTCCGAGCTCAAGACCTACACCCGCAAGGTACGCTCCGCCGTCACCGAGGGTGACGCCGACGCCGCGGCCAAGGCGCTCAAGGAGGCCTCCCGCAAGCTGGACAAGGCCGTGTCCAAGGGCGTCATCCACAAGAACCAGGCCGCCAACCGCAAGTCCGGTCTGGCCAAGCTGGTCTCCAAGGTCAGCGCCTGA
- the lepA gene encoding translation elongation factor 4 gives MPVTPRISADEATDIQPASTPQERIRNFCIIAHIDHGKSTLADRMLQMTGVVDERLMRAQYLDRMDIERERGITVKSQAVRMPWQVDGVNYALNMIDTPGHVDFTYEVSRSLAACEGAILLVDAAQGIEAQTLANLYLAMENDLTIIPVLNKIDLPAADPDKYAAEIGQLVGVDPSEVLRVSGKTGQGVQELLDHVVRTLPPPEGQVDAPCRAMIFDSVYDTYRGVITYIRVIDGYLKSRDRIDMMSTGAHHELLEIGVSSPEPSPTKGIGPGEVGYLITGVKDVRQSKVGDTVTTSVRGATEALPGYSDPKPMVYSGLFPIDGSDYPVLRDALDKLKLNDAALNYEPETSTALGFGFRVGFLGLLHLEIVRERLEREFNLDLISTAPSVVYNVVMEDGTEVEVLNPSDFPEGKVKEISEPVAKATILVPSEFVGVVMELCQSKRGSLGGMDYLSEDRVELRYTVPLAEIVFDFFDQLKSRTRGYASLDYDVSGEQTADLVKVDMLLQGEPVDAFSAVVHRDKAYSYGVEMAGKLKNLIPRQQFEVPIQAAIGSRVIARENIRAMRKDVLSKCYGGDISRKRKLLEKQKEGKKRMKNIGSVEVPQEAFIAALSSDAADTGKDSKKK, from the coding sequence ATGCCGGTGACCCCGAGGATCTCCGCAGACGAGGCGACGGACATCCAGCCCGCGTCGACGCCCCAGGAGCGCATCCGCAACTTCTGTATCATCGCGCACATCGACCACGGCAAGTCCACGCTGGCCGATCGCATGCTGCAGATGACCGGGGTGGTGGACGAGCGCCTCATGCGCGCCCAGTACCTGGACCGCATGGACATCGAGCGTGAGCGCGGCATCACGGTGAAGAGCCAGGCCGTGCGCATGCCCTGGCAGGTCGACGGGGTCAACTACGCCCTGAACATGATCGACACCCCCGGGCACGTGGACTTCACCTACGAGGTGTCCCGCTCCCTCGCCGCATGCGAGGGCGCCATCCTCCTGGTGGACGCCGCCCAGGGCATCGAGGCGCAGACCCTCGCCAACCTGTACCTGGCGATGGAGAACGACCTCACCATCATCCCCGTGCTCAACAAGATCGACCTGCCCGCCGCGGACCCGGACAAGTACGCCGCCGAGATCGGCCAGCTGGTGGGCGTGGACCCCTCCGAGGTGCTGCGGGTCTCCGGCAAGACCGGCCAGGGCGTCCAGGAGCTGCTGGACCACGTGGTGCGCACCCTTCCGCCCCCCGAGGGTCAGGTGGATGCTCCCTGCCGCGCCATGATCTTCGACTCCGTGTACGACACCTATCGCGGTGTCATCACCTACATCCGCGTGATCGACGGCTACCTGAAGTCCCGCGACCGCATCGACATGATGTCCACCGGCGCCCACCACGAGCTGCTGGAGATCGGCGTGAGCTCCCCGGAGCCCAGCCCCACCAAGGGCATCGGCCCCGGCGAGGTGGGCTACCTGATCACCGGGGTGAAGGACGTGCGCCAGTCCAAGGTGGGCGACACCGTCACCACCTCCGTGCGCGGTGCCACCGAGGCCCTGCCCGGTTACTCCGACCCCAAGCCGATGGTGTACTCCGGCCTGTTCCCGATCGACGGATCGGACTACCCGGTGCTGCGCGACGCCCTGGACAAGCTGAAGCTCAACGACGCGGCCCTGAACTACGAGCCGGAGACCTCCACCGCCCTGGGCTTCGGGTTCCGGGTCGGCTTCCTGGGGCTGCTGCACCTGGAGATCGTGCGCGAGCGCCTGGAGCGCGAGTTCAACCTGGACCTCATCTCCACAGCCCCCTCGGTGGTCTACAACGTCGTGATGGAGGACGGCACCGAGGTGGAGGTGCTGAATCCCTCCGACTTCCCCGAGGGCAAGGTCAAGGAGATCTCCGAGCCCGTCGCCAAGGCCACCATCCTGGTGCCCAGCGAGTTCGTGGGCGTGGTGATGGAGCTGTGCCAGTCCAAGCGCGGCAGCCTCGGCGGCATGGACTACCTCAGCGAGGACCGCGTGGAGCTGCGCTACACCGTGCCGCTGGCGGAGATCGTGTTCGACTTCTTCGACCAGCTCAAGTCCCGCACCCGCGGCTACGCGTCCCTGGACTACGACGTCTCCGGTGAGCAGACCGCCGACCTGGTCAAGGTGGACATGCTGCTGCAGGGCGAGCCGGTGGACGCCTTCAGTGCCGTGGTGCACCGCGACAAGGCCTACAGCTACGGCGTGGAGATGGCCGGCAAGCTGAAGAACCTGATCCCGCGCCAGCAGTTCGAGGTGCCGATCCAGGCAGCCATCGGCTCCCGCGTCATCGCCCGCGAGAACATCCGCGCCATGCGCAAGGACGTGCTGTCCAAGTGCTACGGCGGCGACATCTCCCGTAAGCGCAAGCTGCTGGAGAAGCAGAAGGAGGGCAAGAAGCGGATGAAGAACATCGGGTCCGTGGAGGTCCCCCAGGAGGCCTTCATCGCCGCTCTCTCCTCCGACGCCGCCGACACCGGCAAGGACAGCAAGAAGAAGTAG
- the holA gene encoding DNA polymerase III subunit delta encodes MSDVEWHSVALAPIVLIHGTESLIADRAVQRLRALARENDDSVAFHELTAENITSGSLSQVTSPSLFGEPRMVIVPEMQTAPESLINEVLAYIPAPEPDVTLVLVHRGGNRGKKLLDTLKKAGVPRVPADPLKRVGDKQTFVASEFARAGRRIQPEAVAALVDAFGTDLAELAAMSRQLIDDTTPDEGAQAPPLSLQDVRSVTAGRVESTAFAVADAAIAGREREALQLLQQAQLAGADPVPIVAAIAAKMRSLAKVTTPGANARSLGMPDWMIRNLRRDARSWNDRSLARALEAVARADHEVKGAGRDPRWSVQHMVIEIGRARRAR; translated from the coding sequence GTGAGCGATGTGGAGTGGCACAGTGTCGCCCTGGCACCGATCGTGCTGATCCACGGCACGGAGTCCCTGATCGCCGACCGCGCCGTGCAGCGTCTGCGCGCACTTGCCCGGGAGAATGACGACTCGGTGGCCTTCCACGAGCTCACGGCCGAGAACATCACCTCCGGTTCCCTCTCCCAGGTCACCAGCCCCTCCCTGTTCGGAGAGCCGCGCATGGTGATCGTGCCCGAGATGCAGACCGCCCCTGAATCCCTGATCAACGAAGTTCTCGCGTACATTCCCGCGCCGGAACCAGATGTCACCCTGGTGCTGGTGCACCGCGGCGGCAACCGCGGCAAGAAGCTGCTGGACACTCTGAAGAAGGCAGGCGTGCCCCGCGTCCCGGCGGACCCGCTGAAGCGCGTGGGTGACAAGCAGACCTTCGTTGCCTCCGAGTTCGCCCGCGCCGGCCGCCGCATCCAGCCCGAGGCCGTGGCCGCACTGGTGGACGCCTTCGGCACCGACCTGGCCGAGCTCGCCGCTATGAGCAGGCAGCTTATCGACGACACCACGCCCGACGAAGGCGCTCAGGCCCCGCCCCTGTCCCTGCAGGACGTGCGTTCGGTGACCGCGGGCCGAGTGGAGTCGACCGCTTTCGCCGTGGCCGACGCCGCGATCGCCGGCCGAGAGCGCGAGGCCCTTCAGCTGCTGCAGCAGGCCCAGCTGGCAGGAGCGGACCCGGTGCCCATCGTCGCCGCGATCGCAGCGAAGATGCGCAGCCTCGCCAAGGTCACCACCCCGGGCGCCAACGCCCGCAGTCTCGGCATGCCCGACTGGATGATCCGCAACCTCCGCCGCGACGCCCGCTCCTGGAACGACCGCTCCCTGGCCCGGGCGCTGGAGGCCGTGGCCCGCGCCGACCACGAGGTCAAGGGCGCCGGGCGCGACCCTCGCTGGTCCGTTCAGCACATGGTGATCGAGATAGGCCGCGCCCGCCGGGCACGCTGA
- a CDS encoding alpha-E domain-containing protein, translating into MLSRIAEAVFWIGRYVERADQTARILDVSLQSITEDATHDVGTACKDVYSIFGASVEDTSDLTVQRILDRLVTDRQNPSSIAGALQTARENARGAREVLSTEVWESLNTTTLGMPRGVRPSRMHGAFQYAKDRCAVVNGLIDASMTRDEAWLFLRIGQLLERVDMVARILQAHDLEDASDGNVVMLLRSCSAHEAYIRSYRGRVRAARAIEFLLLDSIFPRSAAHCLIELDEALETLAKLHGSSFDRMGTEDPARRIVGRAAASLRYRSLDDIVADFETEMEQLQRVTVAVSRALKSTYFEPST; encoded by the coding sequence ATGCTCAGTAGGATCGCCGAAGCCGTCTTCTGGATTGGCCGCTACGTGGAGCGCGCGGACCAGACCGCCCGGATCCTGGACGTGTCACTGCAGTCCATCACCGAGGACGCCACGCACGACGTGGGCACCGCCTGCAAGGACGTGTACTCGATCTTCGGCGCCTCCGTCGAGGACACCTCGGACCTCACGGTGCAGCGGATCCTGGACCGCCTGGTGACCGACCGCCAGAACCCCTCCTCGATCGCCGGTGCCCTGCAGACGGCCCGGGAGAACGCCCGTGGTGCCCGCGAAGTGCTCTCCACCGAGGTGTGGGAGTCGCTGAACACCACCACCCTCGGGATGCCCCGCGGGGTGCGCCCCTCCCGGATGCACGGTGCGTTCCAGTACGCCAAGGACCGCTGCGCCGTGGTCAACGGCCTGATCGACGCCTCCATGACCCGAGACGAGGCCTGGCTGTTCCTGCGCATCGGGCAGCTGCTGGAACGGGTGGACATGGTGGCCCGCATCCTGCAGGCCCATGACCTCGAAGACGCCAGCGACGGCAACGTGGTGATGCTGCTGCGCAGCTGCAGCGCCCACGAGGCCTACATCCGCTCCTACCGGGGCCGGGTGCGTGCCGCCCGCGCCATCGAGTTCCTGCTGCTGGACTCGATCTTCCCCCGCTCGGCCGCGCACTGCCTGATCGAACTGGACGAGGCGCTGGAGACCCTGGCGAAACTGCACGGCAGCTCCTTCGACCGCATGGGCACGGAGGACCCGGCCCGGCGGATCGTCGGCCGCGCGGCCGCCAGCCTGCGCTACCGCTCACTCGACGACATCGTCGCCGACTTCGAGACGGAGATGGAGCAGCTGCAGCGGGTCACCGTCGCTGTCAGCCGGGCTCTGAAGAGCACCTACTTCGAACCCAGCACCTGA
- a CDS encoding type II toxin-antitoxin system PemK/MazF family toxin — translation MSLGSRLSSLLRTAARSPAVRRAARDLGRSAVRSVQEVRSGRSGHSVQEDGPGRTSRSPGGSPAQARPDQQVAPGASSALADRASTPPVTMTYAPRDDDHPDPGEVVWAWVPYEEDLSRGKDRPVLVLAEEDARTGGRDGDGEVLVGLMLTTRDRADAGEIHVDQHGATWVDVGAGAWDSKGRPSEARADRLLRLGLHAVRREGAHLPRDRFDRVASAVREVHGWDG, via the coding sequence ATGTCACTCGGATCCCGCCTGAGCTCGCTGCTGCGCACGGCCGCCCGCTCCCCCGCCGTGCGGCGCGCCGCCCGCGACCTGGGCCGCTCCGCCGTGCGATCGGTGCAGGAGGTTCGCTCCGGTCGTTCAGGTCACTCGGTGCAGGAGGACGGGCCCGGCCGCACGTCACGCTCGCCCGGTGGTTCACCGGCGCAGGCCCGCCCGGATCAGCAGGTCGCCCCCGGGGCCTCATCGGCCCTCGCGGATCGCGCCTCCACCCCGCCCGTGACGATGACCTATGCACCCCGTGACGACGACCACCCCGATCCCGGAGAGGTGGTGTGGGCGTGGGTGCCGTACGAGGAGGACCTGAGCCGCGGCAAGGACCGCCCCGTGCTGGTGCTCGCCGAGGAGGATGCCCGCACCGGGGGCCGCGACGGCGACGGCGAGGTGCTGGTGGGGCTGATGCTCACCACCCGTGACCGGGCAGATGCGGGCGAGATCCACGTGGACCAGCACGGCGCCACCTGGGTGGACGTGGGTGCCGGCGCCTGGGACAGCAAGGGCCGCCCCAGTGAGGCACGGGCCGACCGGCTGCTCCGGCTGGGTCTCCACGCCGTGCGGCGCGAGGGTGCACACCTGCCCCGGGACCGGTTCGATCGGGTGGCCTCCGCAGTGCGCGAGGTGCATGGATGGGACGGATGA